From one Streptomyces spiramyceticus genomic stretch:
- a CDS encoding DUF503 domain-containing protein — translation MYVGTLSFDLLLGDVRSLKEKRSVVRPIVAELQRKFAVSVAEVGDQDVYRRVKIGVAVVSGETGHLTDVLDRCERMVAARPEVELLSVRRRLHTDED, via the coding sequence ATGTATGTGGGGACACTGTCCTTCGACCTGCTCCTCGGCGACGTACGGTCGCTGAAGGAGAAACGCTCCGTCGTACGACCGATAGTCGCCGAGCTCCAGCGCAAATTCGCGGTGAGTGTGGCGGAAGTCGGCGACCAGGATGTCTACCGCAGAGTCAAGATCGGCGTCGCGGTGGTGTCAGGGGAAACGGGGCACCTCACAGACGTACTGGACCGGTGCGAGCGCATGGTCGCCGCCCGGCCCGAAGTGGAGTTGCTGTCCGTTCGACGGCGGCTGCACACAGACGAAGACTGA
- the rbfA gene encoding 30S ribosome-binding factor RbfA, translating into MTDKARARKLADRIQVVVAETLDRRIKDPRLGFVTITDARVTGDLREATVFYTVYGDDEERAASAAALESAKGILRSEVGRQTGVRHTPSLAFVADALPDNARTIEDLLDKARAKDAEVREVSTGKTYAGEADPYRKPEDDEAGADAEGEGETAE; encoded by the coding sequence GTGACCGACAAAGCGCGGGCCCGCAAGCTGGCCGATCGCATCCAGGTCGTGGTCGCGGAGACCCTGGACCGGCGTATCAAGGATCCGCGGCTGGGCTTCGTGACCATCACGGATGCCCGGGTCACCGGTGACCTGCGGGAGGCCACGGTCTTCTACACGGTCTACGGCGACGACGAAGAGCGCGCCGCCTCGGCTGCCGCACTGGAGAGCGCCAAGGGCATCCTCCGCTCCGAGGTCGGCCGGCAGACCGGCGTGCGCCACACGCCTTCGCTGGCCTTCGTGGCGGACGCCCTGCCGGACAACGCGCGCACCATCGAGGACCTCCTCGACAAGGCGCGCGCCAAGGACGCGGAGGTGCGCGAGGTGTCGACCGGCAAGACGTACGCCGGCGAGGCCGACCCGTACCGCAAGCCCGAGGACGACGAAGCCGGAGCGGACGCCGAGGGCGAGGGCGAAACCGCGGAATGA
- the truB gene encoding tRNA pseudouridine(55) synthase TruB, producing MKRTTTTTPDGLVIVDKPSGFTSHDVVAKMRGIAKTRRVGHAGTLDPMATGVLVLGVEKATKLLGHLALTEKEYLGTIRLGQTTVTDDAEGEITTSTDASGVTREGIDAGVAELTGAIMQVPSKVSAIKINGKRSYSRVREGEEFEIPARPVTVSSFQVYDVREAVAEDGTPVVDLVVSVVCSSGTYIRALARDLGAGLGVGGHLTALRRTRVGPYGLDAAKTLEQLQEELTVMPIADAAAAAFARWDVDERRAALVTNGVRIDMPAYESTPVAVFGPEGRFLALVEENRGKAKSLAVFG from the coding sequence ATGAAGCGCACCACCACCACGACGCCGGACGGCCTTGTCATCGTCGACAAGCCGTCCGGCTTCACTTCGCACGACGTAGTGGCCAAGATGCGCGGGATCGCCAAGACCCGTCGCGTCGGCCACGCCGGCACGCTCGACCCCATGGCGACGGGCGTTCTCGTCCTCGGCGTCGAAAAGGCCACCAAGCTGCTGGGTCATCTCGCTCTGACCGAGAAGGAGTACCTCGGTACGATCCGGCTCGGCCAGACCACGGTCACCGACGACGCGGAGGGCGAGATCACGACGTCCACCGACGCTTCCGGCGTGACCAGGGAAGGCATCGACGCGGGCGTCGCCGAACTGACCGGCGCCATAATGCAGGTGCCTTCGAAGGTCAGCGCGATCAAGATAAACGGCAAGCGGTCGTACTCGCGGGTGCGCGAGGGCGAGGAGTTCGAGATCCCGGCCAGGCCGGTCACCGTCTCGTCCTTCCAGGTGTACGACGTGCGCGAGGCAGTGGCCGAGGACGGGACGCCCGTCGTCGACCTGGTCGTCTCCGTCGTCTGCTCCTCCGGTACGTACATCCGCGCTCTCGCCCGTGACCTCGGGGCGGGGCTCGGTGTCGGCGGGCATCTGACCGCACTGCGCCGGACCCGGGTCGGCCCGTACGGGCTCGACGCGGCGAAGACGCTGGAGCAGCTCCAGGAGGAGCTCACCGTCATGCCCATCGCCGACGCGGCCGCGGCCGCGTTCGCGCGCTGGGACGTGGACGAGCGGCGGGCGGCCCTGGTGACGAACGGCGTACGGATCGACATGCCGGCGTACGAGAGCACCCCGGTCGCGGTCTTCGGCCCGGAGGGGCGCTTCCTCGCGCTCGTCGAGGAGAACCGCGGCAAGGCGAAGAGCCTCGCCGTCTTCGGCTGA
- a CDS encoding bifunctional riboflavin kinase/FAD synthetase: MQRWRGLEDIPQDWGRSVVTIGSYDGVHRGHQLIIGRAVDRARELGVPSVVVTFDPHPSEVVRPGSHPPLLAPHHRRAELMAELGVDALLILPFTAEFSKLSPADFIVKVLVDKLHAKAVIEGPNFRFGHRAAGDVAFLSELGPTYDYEVEVVDLYVRGEAGGGEPFSSTLTRRLVAEGDVEGAAEILGRPHRVEGVVVRGAQRGRELGYPTANVETLPHTAIPADGVYAGWLTVEGEAMPAAISVGTNPQFDGTERTVEAYAIDRVGLDLYGLHVAVDFLAYVRGQAKFDSIEALLVAIADDVKRSRELIEAYEAK, from the coding sequence GTGCAGCGCTGGCGTGGCTTGGAGGACATCCCCCAGGACTGGGGACGCAGCGTCGTCACCATCGGCTCCTACGACGGGGTGCACCGCGGACACCAGCTGATCATCGGACGCGCGGTGGACCGCGCCCGCGAGCTCGGCGTGCCTTCGGTGGTCGTCACCTTCGACCCCCACCCGAGCGAGGTCGTGCGGCCCGGCAGCCACCCGCCGCTGCTCGCCCCGCACCACCGGCGTGCCGAGCTGATGGCCGAGCTGGGTGTGGACGCGCTGCTGATCCTGCCCTTCACCGCCGAGTTCTCGAAGCTGTCGCCGGCCGACTTCATCGTGAAGGTGCTGGTCGACAAGCTGCACGCGAAGGCGGTCATCGAGGGCCCGAACTTCCGCTTCGGACACCGGGCGGCGGGCGATGTCGCATTCCTCTCCGAGCTCGGTCCGACGTACGACTACGAGGTCGAGGTCGTAGACCTGTACGTGCGCGGCGAGGCGGGCGGCGGCGAGCCGTTCTCCTCCACGCTGACCCGGCGCCTGGTCGCCGAGGGCGACGTCGAAGGCGCCGCGGAGATCCTGGGCCGGCCGCACCGCGTCGAGGGCGTGGTGGTGCGCGGCGCCCAGCGCGGCCGCGAGCTCGGCTACCCGACGGCGAACGTCGAGACGCTGCCGCACACCGCGATTCCCGCCGACGGCGTGTACGCGGGCTGGCTGACGGTGGAGGGCGAGGCGATGCCCGCCGCGATCTCGGTCGGCACGAACCCGCAGTTCGACGGCACGGAGCGGACGGTCGAGGCGTACGCCATCGACCGGGTGGGCCTCGACCTGTACGGGCTGCACGTCGCCGTCGACTTCCTGGCGTACGTACGCGGCCAGGCCAAGTTCGACTCGATCGAGGCGCTGCTGGTGGCGATCGCGGACGACGTGAAGCGCTCGCGCGAGCTGATCGAGGCGTACGAGGCGAAGTAG
- a CDS encoding ABC transporter ATP-binding protein, translating into MNPTPLLTATALHVTFPGRRGAPAARAVDGVDLDIRPGEIVALVGESGCGKTTLARSLLGLVPPTSGRVTFAGKPLDYGSRALKAYRKRVQLVLQDPSGSLNPRHTVYDAVAEGLRIHGYAGDERGAVAEALSRAGLRPPERFFLRYPHELSGGQRQRVVIAGALVLNPELIVADEPVASLDASVRGEILALLLSLRDELGLSALVVTHDLGLAWNIADRVAVMYLGRIVETGPAEKVLTEPQHPYTQALLSVLPESGAEPVVLTGEPPDPSRIPGGCRFHARCHVLASGEAGRTGVDADCRTALLPVLAGGDEAQVACHWAAARAAGARAGAEAGAETSAVGDA; encoded by the coding sequence ATGAACCCCACTCCCCTCCTCACCGCCACCGCCCTGCACGTCACCTTCCCCGGCCGCCGCGGCGCCCCCGCCGCCCGTGCCGTCGACGGCGTCGACCTCGACATCCGCCCCGGCGAGATCGTCGCGCTCGTGGGCGAATCAGGCTGCGGCAAGACCACCCTCGCCCGCTCGCTCCTCGGCCTGGTCCCGCCCACCTCCGGCCGCGTAACCTTCGCCGGCAAGCCCCTCGACTACGGCTCACGCGCCCTCAAGGCGTACCGCAAGCGCGTACAGCTCGTGCTCCAGGACCCGAGCGGTTCGCTCAATCCGCGCCACACGGTGTACGACGCCGTGGCGGAGGGTCTGCGCATCCACGGTTACGCGGGCGACGAGCGCGGGGCCGTCGCCGAGGCGCTCTCGCGCGCCGGTCTGCGTCCCCCTGAGCGGTTCTTCCTGCGCTACCCGCACGAGCTCTCGGGCGGCCAGCGACAGCGCGTCGTCATCGCGGGCGCGCTCGTCCTGAACCCCGAACTCATCGTCGCCGACGAGCCGGTGGCATCACTGGACGCGTCCGTACGCGGCGAGATTCTGGCGCTACTGCTGTCGCTGCGCGACGAACTCGGGCTCTCCGCCCTGGTGGTGACCCACGACCTCGGCCTCGCCTGGAACATCGCCGACCGGGTAGCGGTGATGTACCTGGGCCGGATCGTCGAGACCGGCCCCGCCGAGAAGGTGCTGACGGAGCCTCAGCACCCGTACACGCAGGCCCTCTTGTCCGTACTCCCCGAGTCCGGTGCGGAACCCGTCGTCCTGACGGGCGAACCGCCGGACCCGTCCCGCATTCCCGGTGGCTGCCGTTTCCACGCCCGCTGCCACGTGCTGGCCTCCGGCGAGGCCGGGCGTACGGGCGTCGACGCCGACTGCCGTACGGCGCTCCTGCCGGTCCTGGCCGGCGGCGACGAGGCGCAGGTCGCCTGCCACTGGGCGGCAGCCCGCGCCGCCGGGGCACGCGCGGGGGCAGAGGCAGGGGCAGAGACGAGTGCCGTGGGCGACGCCTGA